A single window of Ktedonobacterales bacterium DNA harbors:
- a CDS encoding GntR family transcriptional regulator produces the protein MPLQAVDATAGRIVIAHVHERLRRQILDGTIPPGTVLSQVQLAQELGVSRTPLREALRLLQEERLVLAEHNHRVRVADINLEELESLYASRIMLEPLALALTIPRLSPCDFDALDQSIEAMSAASARRDTDAWEQANGRFHELLVVHAQERMRATIKRSIEASERYCHIKFQTIPNAREVAEAEHAAILAACRERSSDIAVELLARHLARSALTILAHVDPAYEPTAVRTALRLVAGKANNSGPLK, from the coding sequence ATGCCGCTCCAGGCCGTTGATGCCACCGCAGGAAGAATTGTCATTGCCCATGTCCACGAGCGCCTGCGTCGGCAGATTCTTGACGGGACGATCCCGCCGGGTACCGTCCTCTCTCAAGTCCAGCTTGCGCAAGAGCTTGGCGTGAGCCGCACCCCACTGCGAGAAGCCCTGCGCCTGCTGCAAGAGGAGCGGCTCGTCCTGGCCGAACATAACCATCGCGTGCGCGTGGCCGACATCAACCTGGAAGAACTGGAATCGCTCTACGCCAGCCGCATCATGCTTGAGCCGCTCGCCCTGGCCCTCACCATCCCGCGCCTCTCTCCATGTGATTTTGACGCCCTCGACCAATCCATCGAAGCCATGTCTGCCGCCAGCGCCCGACGCGATACCGACGCCTGGGAGCAGGCCAATGGGCGCTTTCATGAACTCCTCGTCGTTCACGCCCAGGAGCGCATGCGCGCAACGATCAAGCGATCCATTGAAGCCAGCGAGCGTTACTGTCACATCAAGTTCCAAACGATTCCCAACGCGCGCGAAGTCGCCGAAGCTGAGCATGCCGCCATACTTGCCGCCTGCCGCGAACGCAGCAGCGACATAGCTGTCGAACTGCTGGCGCGCCACCTCGCCCGCTCCGCCCTGACAATCCTTGCTCATGTTGACCCCGCCTATGAGCCAACGGCAGTGCGCACCGCGCTCAGGCTCGTCGCTGGAAAAGCCAATAACTCAGGCCCGCTCAAGTAA